One region of Juglans regia cultivar Chandler chromosome 4, Walnut 2.0, whole genome shotgun sequence genomic DNA includes:
- the LOC109018731 gene encoding collagen alpha-1(I) chain-like yields the protein MGEKAREMYLKADLQCIKCYNKVEKILSKFPEIHDQKFDEEKDLVTIKVVSCHPEKIRKKIICKGGGCIQFVERGPPGPQGIQGIPGPQGPEGIQGLPGPQGIPGPQGPEGIQGLPGPRGIPGPVGLKGPEGPQGPRGPPGPCYMVGPPVYPVPVCTCGCGGTRPWSCRQPYPSVCHMPCNVSRYEYCSEGDSTGCTTM from the exons ATGGGCGAAAAG GCCAGAGAAATGTATCTGAAGGCTGACCTGCAGTGCATTAAATGCTACAACAAGGTGGAGAAAATTCTAAGTAAATTTCCTg AAATACATGACCAGAAATTTGACGAGGAGAAAGACTTGGTCACAATCAAAGTTGTATCCTGCCATCCTGAGAAGATTAGGAAGAAGATCATCTGCAAGGGTGGAGGTTGCATTCAGTTTGTTGAGAGAGGGCCTCCCGGGCCTCAAGGGATTCAAGGGATTCCCGGGCCTCAAGGGCCTGAAGGGATTCAAGGGCTTCCCGGGCCTCAAGGGATTCCCGGGCCTCAAGGGCCTGAAGGGATTCAAGGGCTGCCCGGGCCTCGAGGGATTCCCGGGCCTGTGGGGCTTAAGGGGCCTGAAGGGCCTCAGGGACCTCGAGGACCTCCAGGACCATGTTATATGGTAGGACCGCCCGTTTATCCAGTTCCAGTCTGTACTTGTGGTTGCGGAGGGACACGCCCATGGTCGTGCAGGCAACCGTATCCTAGTGTTTGTCATATGCCTTGTAATGTGAGCCGTTATGAGTACTGCAGTGAAGGAGATTCCACAGGATGCACAACCATGTAA